AAGAGTCTTTTTCTACCTTTGAGGCTCGGCCTAACACCACCTCCACAAAGGACTTTCCTAACAGATCCAGCTGAAACATTCTCCTCATACTGAATAACTGTTTTGCCTCCTTGGCCCCCACCATGCTTTACCTCAAACATTTATCACTATGCTAGATATAGGCCTCTCAAGCCCCGGAGGTGATGAACGTTTCTAGAAGGGAGGGTCTGTGTGCATTTTTACATCTTTGTATTTCCTAACCTTTGGCAGGGAGTAAGTGCTCCATAAAAATATGCTGCATGGAACGGTCCTTACCGGGATGCAGCCGCGATGGTCACCCCCTGGCTATGCAGACGTTCCAACACATCGCGCACTTCTGGGTAAAGTCTAACAATCTGGTTATTGCAGTCCCGAACAGTCCCGTCCCTAGAACGGGCAGAAGAGGAAGAACTCAGCTCAAGCCTCACCTCCCCACCCAATACATGGGCCTTGGCCCCGCCTTCACTTCATCTCACCTATTCCTATGAAATGGGGGCTCCACATGAGTGTCAACCCAGAAAGGCCAGAGTGTGTAATCTGCAAGGGAAAGGGGAGTGGGTCTTAGGGGGCTCCGGCCTAGGGCTGAGGGGGCGGAGCCCAGGGGACCTCATGTGCCAAGGAGGCGGAGCTTGAAGAGGAGAGAGGTGAGGGCTAGGGGCCGACTCGAGTCTGAGGAGATGTGAGGAACAAGGCACCTCTCTAGTTACGCACACCCTCTCCCGTTCCGCGGTGCACACACCCAAGTCGAAGACTGCGAGCTGCGGCAGGTGGGCCATGACCGACAGGCGCTGGACTTCTGCGGAGGTAGCACGGGTTTGCTGCCTTCAGCAAGCCACCATGTTTGATCATGGAGAGAGGCCTGCTAGAGCGCCGGTATTTGGAGTCTATCCCGTCCCTATGTCAGTGGCGCCACCTAGAGTTGAAGCTGAGGCATGGCAGAAGACGCTCTAGGTACTGCGGCTAGTACTGGGAACACCTAGCAAACTTCTCACTGGCCGGGATCTGAGCTGTCCGCAGGACTTATTTTACCCTAATACAAGTCGTCATCTTCCAATCAGACCCAGATGCAGAAAtcagttctttcttcctttgaataGTCAAATTCCCCAAAGACCCTTCCCATTACTCCAGATCACCTCTCTCATCCTGATATTCTCAGGCACCAGCATCACCCCTCCTCACCTTGTCTCTTTCACGGTAACTGACCACTAAGCCATAACAAGGAAGCAGGTAGAGGTATCCTAGATAAAAgctccctctgtaaaatggtgatcATAAAAATCATATAGTGCCTGAACCCATTTCCCAGGACCAGTATTGTTAAAAATTTAGCTATCCTGTATTCCACCATCAATAACACAACCAATTTATTCCAAGTTCCTGGATCCTAATGGCTCCATTATTTAACATGCCTTTTGGGCCTGATAGGATTCTGTAAGGATTATGATCCATTTTAGTCAGGTTACATTTGAGCACGGTTGAGGAAACATTCCAAGAGGCTGGGAAACGTCTTTATTAACAACCAGGACACAGCCATTAGGGAAGGGGCAGGCGAGACCACAAACTAAAAACCAACAGCTAGCAAAGGGCTCCATAGGCCCAGAAGGCTGGACCCTGGGGTCCTCACAGATCTCCCAGCAATAGACAGAAACACCTGGGCATCTGTCCTGGGAAGGAGGTGGTGGTTCTGTTGTTCCAGGAAGTGGAAGGGTATATGGCGCATCATTATGAGTGATGGGGTAAGGGGACAAAATAGAGGGAGGTCCATCACCGCCCAAGGCTACCTCCCCCACGAAGAGCCAACACCAAATGGAGTACTGAGCCCCCTTGAATCTTGTAATCAGCAGCTGTCTTCTCGTCGTTcctagcaaaagagaaaaaaagactagGTAGCTGATAATGTCATCCTTCTTAGAACTATCCTACAGGAAACTTGCCTCAAGAAAGAATGAATAGTCCCTACCTCCCTGCCCTCCATTTCCTGAtttatttgtttccttatctgtaggaCTAACATGACCTTTACTCCCCCTCTAAACTCACATCTGTTTGCCACTGTAGATGAGTCGCTGCTGCTGTGGaggaattccttctttctcttccactcGCTCTTTGATCCGTTCCACCTAAAAggggatgaaatggaaaagattgcTGGGAGATGGGGCCAGGAAAATAGAGTAGTCCTGAGGAAAACATTGAGGTACATATATAAAAAGGGGACAAGAAATCATAACTAAGGGGAGGAAATATATTACCTTGTCTGTGGGTTCAATGTCGATCTCAATTTCCTTTCCTGTCAGCGTCTGAAATAGGCAAGGGCTTTGTTAGTTCCCATAGCCCAATTCGCCTATATATAATTACTTTCTTGTTAGGTCCTACCACCCATGGAACTACCACCATTATTAGCTAGATGCACCTTATCAAGTAACTTGGattggaaaatcaaattgttttccCTGAAACCTTGAATTTTAACACCAATGATCATTACATGTTTTGTCTGGTTTGCTTTAGACTATCTATTCCAGTCACCCCATGACAAAATTCCTCACCAAAATTAAAGAGaacactggttttgtttgtgatgAGATGTCCAATGAGAGATGTCTTTAGAAAACTAATTAATGCCAGAAACACAAAGAAGTGATGCTGCTTTATAAAAATCTGGTGATAACCATAAATATCCTCACAGACTACCAGAGATCATCTTTTGACTACACTTCAAGAACCattaatctttctctttctcaaaatatttttcaatttctatcactttcattaaatttttaaatccaGACTCTCAGCTAACTCCATTATATGCTAATATCCCTTTTCCCAACAAGACCCCAGAACTGTACCTTCAAgtttaatttaaagtaaaaataactgcTAGCATTTACACATCACAGAGctttggaaaacaatttacaaatatttaattttatccttatAATCCTAAGATTTTAtacacaaggaaactgaagcattaAAAGTTAGAATAATTTGCTcacaatcacacagctattaataTCACatccagatctgaattcaagtcttcctgattccaggtctagaaTGCTTTATCCATTATGCTTTGTACCTTTGTACAATTGTACAAATACAGACCTAAGTTGTCTGCATAGAAGCTAGATTTCTGACTTGGCCTCTACACTGTTAGAGGTTTTTCCAGGCTAACCAAACATTAAGTATCAATTCGACATCTTTGTAACTTTTCCTCCAGCACTGAAAAGTGAGCATGTGAATTTATACATTGAATTCTATTCTCACTCATCAAGGATACATACTAGATCTTTGAACATTAGCTTTATAGTGTTTATTCTCAATTGTGTGAACAAATGTGTTCACTTCCAATgaaattcctttttatattttccaacatGTCCAacctatttcttttaattagatatactCTCATAGTGGGCAAAGGATAATGGGACAAATGTTGCAGTGACACCCTTACTGTTgtaacaattttgtttttattttctgctcATGTATTTGTATTTACTATATTTTTGTGGGTCTAATCCCTTAAACTGGAATGTAAACATTGAAAGGAACAAAATTAATgttcaaattatgcttttctatCCAACCGGCCTAACCAAGCTCCAGCACCTACTAAGCACTCACAtatgagctagaaaaataatggaTGTAGTTCTCAGATTTACATCACACAATGAGAGATAGATGGTTAGAGAAAAGGAAGACTCTCTTGATCATGGAGAAGTCAGAGGGTTAACAATCTAGAGTTGAGACTTTAGACTCCATCTAATACAACCCCAAaagcaaaaactttaatttttgtctttgtataccccATGCCTAGTATAGAGAAAGATATAATTAATTGAcataagatgaggaaactgacatctAGAGCAAGGACTTGCTCTGGTCCAGAGGAATTAAGTACTAAATAGACTTACAAGGACAACTACTATGTTACTCTTTTTCACCTAAAAGCCAAGAGGACCAGGAATACAGGAAAATTTTCACCTCTCTTGCCCCAGATCTCTGTCGAGTCTATTCTCcagtcttccctttccttccctggtGCCAGAGGAGATAGAATAATACATATTCCAGGAAGCCCTTTCTTTCAATCCTTCTGTCAACATCCTCATTGTTCCCATTCCCTTTACCTCCTCCTGGATGAAGACCCCCATCTCTATCCCTGCTCTACTCTAGCCATATACTTAATCAAATGTAGGGGAGACACTGTTTGAATGAGCAGGGAGTTATCAACCACAATCCTTTCAGTATTGTGGAGGACCACTGCACCTTCCCATGTCTTCTGCCATTACAAGCTCCAGACACTTGGGTATTACCATTGCATCTACTAATGGacctatttattttgttatctgATTGTACCTTGAGGCCGGATCTATCTGCTCAGCAGCTGAATTCTCCCACATGTTGCCTCCCCAATCATAAATCTTTGCTCCTGAAAAGCAGGAACTAATTTTTCTATCTGTATTCCctacaataatttattaagcacagaGTAAATCAGGAAACTAGCGATCAAGTGCTTAgataagtgctttttttttttttccccattcttctggAAAACTTGCATCATCTGAAATCAGGGGAATGGAATAGGGTGCTATTCCTGAACCAGAAAACTGGGATCCTTCACTCCCTATACATTTGACATCTTACATCATCAAAGGGTACATTCTGCCTCTACCATGGGGGCCTAGGTATTATCATGAGTTCTGGAGATGAGTCCATGATCCCAAAGCCTTCTCTTTGGGGGGATGTGCCCAAGGACATGGAGTGTTATAAAGAAGCTGTCAAACGTAGTTGCCATTTTCCTGGCAAGCAACTGTGCTTCCTTCTTGCCTTGGAGAAGATATTCTACTTCCCACATTGGGGACCTCACTTTTAACTGGTAAGTTCATAAATTTATCAGAGTGCTCCCAGCCCCTCCTACTTCCTTTCTCTACCACCAGTTTTCTGACACCTACTATGAAGAGCAATCAAGTCAGCTGTCCCACAACTTACCATTCCTGTGATTTCCCTGATCACTACTCTCCTGGACACATTAACTTCCACAATTAGAATGTTAAGTTCTTTGGAAGCAGAAAACAGTCATGCTTTTGGTATCTCTTTGTCAACAACCTGAGACCGTGCATATaataagtgctgaataaatgcattttaattcATTCATCATTCAACTTTTGCCTGATGGATGAATTCAATCCTATTTAGCTGAGTTATTGCTTAACTCTGTAGTGGACACAAAGCACAAGACACAGTTCTTGCCTTCACTGGACAGATGGGATTTAGAAACATGAAATTATAGAAACACAAAaccaagaaggaagaaataaaaaagtatgcAGCAAAGTGCTACATtgagtaaaataaaacaataataataattatagttctGTGGAGCTTTAAGATATGcaaagaattatacatatattattgaaATTGTTCTGGCATAAGCCTATGAACTattattcttatccccattttccagtgGAGCAAACTGAAGCACCAACAGCTTATAAACatgatttgtctaggatcacagtTTGCAAATATCTGATACAGGATTCAAATTTGGGTTTTCCAGACTTCAATATGtaagttaaaataatattatggATGGTGAGGACAAAGAGAGACTGGAGTTGTTGGGGAacactttataaaatatatgctaattAAGTGACCCAAGTTGATTCCCATTGAATGTTCTATACCTTTCCAAAAGTTTCTTGGGAAcattgtcaaatttttttttaatctttaatttattttacttaatcttTATTACATATTGTACCTTCTAATAGAATCTATAGTTTCAGCATCTGGCACAGTGCCTTCCCTGAACACAGTAGGTATAACTGGTACTAATCTGAAACATGGGTTTAAATGAAACTTttctaagatgaaagaaaatgaggaatcaTTTGCAGACATTTGGGAATATCTATATTTTCCTAAATTActtgcttttcttcttattcCAGTTGCATTGATTTTTCTACTTCACTatgttttagaaagattaatttgatGTTAtgtagaaatagaaggaaaaaaatgaagctagGAAGCCATTACAATAATCCAGATGTAAAACAATAAAAGGCTGGACTAGAATATGGCAGtgagaatggagagaaagggacaaTATCACAGGAATGGGTCCAAAGGAGGATTCAATAGGCCCTGGTAAAAAATTAGATTATACAAGATGAAGGCAAGAAGTTACCTCTTGACCTTAGGAGAAGAGGCAATTAATGAAATGAAGGAAATTTGGTAAGAGACTGgtttaagaaaatgaattcagtttttgGCGTAGTTGGAAGAGACAAAAGAATACCTAAGTGGAAATTCCAACAGGAAGATGGCCACAGGGGACTAGAAGCTATATGAAAGCCAAATATATTAGTTCAAAAACAAAACCAGTATCAGTACAAAGAGAATGTACTAACTGATCCTTGAGGGATAATCAATTTATGAGACAAAAGGAATCAATAAAGAAGGCAACAAGGGATCAATCAGTAAGGTAAGAAGAGAACTAAGATGGTAAATcattataaaagcaaaagatgaaaagaattttaagagaaaattgCTCAACTTTATCAAATGTTCTAGAGGAGACATAAGGGCCACTGAAATGTGGGGAGAGGATCATTAGTAATATAAGTTTTGGCAGCATGGTAAGTGTAGAAATCAGTTTCAGaggattgggagagaaaaatggaataagACACTAAAAGGTTACTCATTCAAGAAATttagtactgaaaaaaaaaaaagatggaaggggtagtaagatttattattttatttaatcctgcATAGAAGACAAAGGAATAAGGAAAGCGGTTTGTTGAGGAGTTAAGATTGAAGACACTAGACAAAAATTAGTAAGGGGTGAAGAAAAGTAAACCAATAGTCAAATATAGATTTAAGGAAGGATAAGCCTCAATCTTCTCAGTAAAGGAGAAGGTAGGTAGAATTGATCAGTGAGAAGTACAGAACAACTTATTGTGGGAGTATGCTAAGAAGTCAACAAGAAGTAATTATTGCTAAGCAGAATTGAGGATTCGGATCATAAATCTAGTACTGGAGCAGAATTTTAAAGTCATCTCACTTGATCctgttgttttataaatgaggcaaataaggctaagaaaaattaagtggttTGCTCAAAATCACAAAGGTAACCAGTGACAGAACTGGGATATGAAACAGGTTCACTTATTTCATATTTAGCAGTTTTTCTACTGTACGGGCTGGTTATACTCCATGAACTCAACAGTTTTGGAAAAGaaagtttggcagaaattaggtttgaGCCACATCCTGAACCATATACCTATTATAACAAGCTCCAATGAATgtatgacaaaaatataaaaggtcacaacattaaaaaaagagagagaaaaatggaaatactttgcaaatctatAGGCTAGAATTCTTTAAGACATggagtaataataaaatataaacaactttgattacacAAAATTGTTAAAGACTTATAGAAACAACatcaacactaaaaaaaaaaaaaaaaaaggaacaggaagTAATAGGAAAACATTAGAACAGCTGTCCCTAAAGTGTAATATAGCTAGGAGGAACCAGTGTGCTGATGGTGgggaaaggatataaacagatgaCTAGACTACAAGAGTAGCATTTTTTATGCCTTAGCAAATGACCCTTTATAATCCTTACAGTGTGGTATTTCTATAAAAGATGACCTATAAACATGAAAATGTCTACAGAACTAGGGGAATCATTGACtgatcctcttcttcccctttcccaagcTTCTATTCcttaaatttattcaaatttatggTATTGATTAATCAGctgcatagaaaaaaaaaaagttacaagaaAGGGTGAAAAAAACACATCTAGAAATAACTGTGAATAATTTGGTAAATCACAATTCAGAAAAGGATAGCGTTTTTAAGTAGAACTGTAAGAAGTAAGGAGGAAACAAAGTAACCTTATATACGAAGAAGAGGCAGTTAGTGTTAGTCCTAAATATTGGGCACCAAGAAATAACTTTGCGTAAGAAAGTGAAGCCGACAGTGGGAGAACCTCATCAGTGTCCCACTCAGAAAGTCAGGTGCTCTAGGGAAATACTGCAAATTTTGTCTGAGAGGAGGCTTGGGATGCCACTGATGATGTCAATATGACTTTCA
The DNA window shown above is from Sminthopsis crassicaudata isolate SCR6 chromosome 2, ASM4859323v1, whole genome shotgun sequence and carries:
- the NEDD8 gene encoding ubiquitin-like protein NEDD8 isoform X1 produces the protein MLIKVKTLTGKEIEIDIEPTDKVERIKERVEEKEGIPPQQQRLIYSGKQMNDEKTAADYKIQGGSVLHLVLALRGGASTLGGATDIGTG
- the NEDD8 gene encoding ubiquitin-like protein NEDD8 isoform X2, with amino-acid sequence MLIKVKTLTGKEIEIDIEPTDKVERIKERVEEKEGIPPQQQRLIYSGKQMNDEKTAADYKIQGGSVLHLVLALRGGGSLGR